In a genomic window of Agarivorans albus:
- the hemF gene encoding oxygen-dependent coproporphyrinogen oxidase, which yields MQDVDIEAVRQFFLTLQQSICQQLELQDGAATFLHDDWQRDPAEHKGLTGEGRTRVLTNGKVFEQAGVNFSHVCGKEMPASATAQRPELAGRYFEAMGVSLVIHPNNPMVPTSHANVRFFVAEKEGEEPIWWFGGGFDLTPYYGFDEDCISWHQTAADLCQPFGEDVYPKYKAWCDRYFFLKHRNETRGVGGLFFDDLNEAGFAQSFAFTQAVGEGFLNAYLPIVERRKDSPFSEQQRDFQLYRRGRYVEFNLVYDRGTLFGLQSGGRTESILMSLPPLVKWRYNWQPESGSPEERLYQRYLVPQNWLEMAS from the coding sequence ATGCAAGACGTTGATATCGAAGCCGTTCGCCAATTCTTTCTCACGCTACAACAATCCATCTGTCAGCAACTGGAATTACAAGATGGCGCAGCAACATTTTTGCATGATGATTGGCAGCGTGACCCAGCCGAGCATAAAGGCTTAACTGGCGAGGGCCGTACTCGGGTGCTTACTAATGGTAAGGTATTTGAGCAAGCGGGAGTCAACTTCTCTCACGTTTGTGGCAAAGAAATGCCGGCTTCCGCTACCGCGCAGCGCCCAGAGTTGGCTGGCCGTTACTTTGAAGCGATGGGCGTCTCCTTGGTGATTCACCCAAACAATCCAATGGTACCTACTTCACATGCTAACGTGCGCTTCTTTGTGGCAGAAAAAGAAGGTGAAGAGCCTATCTGGTGGTTTGGTGGCGGTTTCGATTTAACCCCGTATTACGGCTTTGATGAAGACTGTATCTCGTGGCATCAAACCGCAGCTGATTTATGCCAACCCTTTGGTGAAGATGTTTATCCGAAATATAAAGCTTGGTGTGATCGTTATTTCTTCCTAAAACATCGTAACGAAACGCGGGGCGTAGGAGGCTTATTTTTTGATGATCTCAATGAAGCTGGTTTTGCTCAGAGCTTCGCCTTTACTCAAGCCGTTGGCGAGGGCTTCTTAAATGCCTATTTGCCGATTGTAGAGCGACGTAAAGACAGCCCGTTTAGCGAGCAACAACGAGATTTTCAATTGTATCGTCGTGGCCGCTATGTTGAGTTTAATTTGGTTTACGATCGCGGAACCTTGTTTGGCCTGCAATCGGGTGGTCGTACCGAATCCATCTTAATGTCATTACCGCCCTTGGTGAAGTGGCGTTATAACTGGCAGCCAGAATCAGGTAGCCCAGAAGAGCGTTTATATCAACGTTATTTGGTTCCGCAAAACTGGTTAGAGATGGCGAGCTAA
- the maoP gene encoding DUF413 domain-containing protein, with protein sequence MNGSFSAKRRFADDKNFRRGFSRSGAFTIKEAELLERCGSAFKELDESIREPVDDIESHFVSVCRGDAEPETAEQKVWLKYKKLTGRKAFHGLVSNPPKASVTETAANSDDDDVEEVDGPEIDDED encoded by the coding sequence ATGAATGGATCGTTTTCGGCAAAACGCCGATTTGCAGATGATAAAAACTTTCGCCGCGGCTTTTCTCGCAGCGGCGCCTTCACCATTAAAGAAGCCGAGTTACTTGAGCGCTGCGGTAGCGCGTTTAAAGAGCTTGATGAATCTATCCGCGAGCCCGTGGATGATATTGAATCTCACTTTGTATCGGTATGTCGTGGGGATGCGGAGCCCGAAACCGCCGAGCAGAAGGTCTGGCTTAAATATAAAAAGCTTACTGGTCGCAAAGCATTTCATGGTTTAGTGAGTAATCCGCCTAAAGCCAGTGTGACCGAAACAGCCGCTAACAGCGATGATGACGATGTTGAAGAGGTAGATGGTCCCGAGATTGACGACGAAGATTAA